In Thermoanaerobacterium xylanolyticum LX-11, the genomic window TTAGATGCAAGATATGGCAATCTAAAAATTGAAACAGGAGGCGGCGGTATCTACGGGAAAATAATTTGAGGCAGTCATAATGTCTTTCTCCATGGCATAAATTAAAATATAATTTGAGGCGCAGGAGGAGGACGTTGCCTTGAAATATTTAAAAGAAAAGACATCTAAACACATTCGAGACAATTCGATATTATATATAATAATTTTAATGTCATTTATGATTGGTATAGCATCTGGTTCTTTTACAATAAATACATTAAATGATGTACAAAAAGAAAATATGATGAAATACATTAAAAATTTTTACGTAATAATTAGCCAGATGAAAATAGTTCCAATTGAAATATTTAAACAATCTGTTTTAAATAATTTTGAAACGACGTTTGTATTGTGGCTTCTTGGAGCAACAATTATTGGAATTCCATTTATATTTATTGTTATTGGCATAAGAGGATTTTTATTAGGTTTTTCAGTTGGTTTTCTGATAAACCAATTGAAATACAAAGGAATTCTCTTTACGTTGGTTGCTATATTGCCTCAGAATATTCTTGCTTTAATTTCATTATTTTTTATTTCAGCAACGGCTATCAATTTTTCGATGTATATATTAAAAAACCGAAGATTCAATATTAATGATTTATTTTCTCAATTTGTAACATATACTTTATTGGTTTATTTTGCATTTTCGCTGATGATACTTAGCGGGGTATTTGAAGCATATCTTACACCTAAAATACTTTATTTTTTAAAAAATATTATACAATAAGCAAGAAGGAAAAATAAAAAATATGTTGAATATAAAGATATAACTAAAATAATAGGGGTAATGCAGATGGGAAGCATTGTACAAGCTTTTATTGACTTTTTGAAAAATGAGAAAAAGCTAAGCGATAATACGGTTGAATCTTATAAAAGAGATATAACGCAGTTTATAGGGTACTTAAAGGAAAACAATATCGAATATTATGATGTTAATAAAATAACAATTATTAGCTATTTAAATTTTTTAAAACATAAAAATATGTCACAATCAACTATTTCTCGTCATTTATCATCCATAAAATCTTTTTATCAATACTTATTTATGAACAAGTTTATTGATAAAGAACCAGCGTATACTTTAGATGCACCAAAAATAGAGAAAAAGGTTCCTCTAACATTATCAGTGGAACAGGTTGACAAGCTTTTATCTCATGAATTTGAGAATAGTGAAAAAGGATTGAGAGATAAAGCGATATTGGAGGTCTTGTATGCAACCGGCCTCAAAGTGTCAGAGCTGATATCTCTGCATATAAAAGACGTCAATCTCAATTATGGTTATATTTATTGCAAAAGCTCAAAAGAAAGATTTATACCAATTGGGGATTCAGCTTTAAATGCGCTTCAAAACTACATCTCTGTAAGAAGAAAAATAGATCAGGATGAATTCCTGTTTTTAAATTTGAGAGGTGAACCGTTAACTCGCCAGGGATGTTGGAAAATCATTAAAGAATACACTAATATAGTAAATCCAGGATTTGACATAACACCAAGTATATTGAGAAAATCTTTTGCAAAGCACATGTTGGAAAATGGAGCTGATATAAGAAGTGTACAGGAAATTCTTGGATACAAATCTTTTAATCAAGGTGATTTGATTTCATTAATTTCAAAATCGAAAATAAAAGAAGTGTACAAAAGATCGCATCCAAGAGCTTAAAAATTTAGGAATAATAATCCCTCCATTAGAAAAAATAATTTTAAGAGGAGGGATAAAATGTTGAAAAAAACATTATTATTTACATTGATATTTGTGCTTATATGTTCAGTGCTATTAGAAAATTTTGCATATGCTGATAATTTTAATCTCAAGTCAAAATCTGCAATTCTTATGGACGCTAATACAGGTAAAGTTCTATATGAAAAAAATAGCCATGAAGAGCTACCTCCTGCCAGTGTTACGAAAGTAATGACCATGCTTTTAGTTATTGAAGCATTGGATTCTGGTAAAATTAAGACTACTGACAAAGTTGTGACAAGCGAACATGCTTATGATATGGGTGGTACACAAATTTATTTAGAGGTTGGCGAAGAAATGACTGTAGATGATCTGTTGAAATCTGTCGCAATGAATTCTGCAAATGATGCTTCAGTCGCGTTGGCTGAATATATTTCAGGTAGTGAAGAAAAATTTGTAGAAGAAATGAACAAAAGAGCCAAAGAACTAGGTGCCAAAAATACAAATTTTAAGAATGCTTCGGGGTTACCTGAAGATGGACACTATACCTCGGTTTATGATATGGCGCTAATATCCAGAGAACTTGTTAAACATAAAAATGTATTTAAATATTTAACTGATAAAATTGATTCTGTTAGAAATGGTAAATTCAGCTTGGCTAATACTAATAAGCTTCTCTGGAATTATCAAGGCGCAGATGGAATAAAAACAGGATCTACTTCAGAAGCATTGTACTGTTTATCTGCGACTGCCAAAAGAGGCGATACAAGGTTTATAGCAGTGGTATTCGGAGCACCAGATTCCGCTACTCGTTTCAAAGAAGCTTCAAAATTATTAGATTATGGTTTTGCTAATTTTGAAACAAAAAAAGTTGTTGAAGCAGGCAAAGTATATGGTAATATAAAAGTTTTAAAAGGCCAACAAGATTACGTAAATGCTATTTCCCAAAATGATGAATATATTTTATTGAAAAAAGGTGAATCTAAGAATATAAAGCAAATAGTAAGCTTAAATAAATATGTTGATGCACCTGTGAAAGCAGGTTCAGAAATAGGAACAGTGAAAATATACGACGGAAATAATCTTATAAAGACAGTATCGTTAATAGCTGATAAAAGTGTTAAAAGAACAAATTTAATAAATACTTTTGAAAAAATCTATAAATCGTGGGTAAAAAATACTAAAAGCTTATAAGCTTTTAGTATTTTTTTAAAAATTTTTATAGAAAAAAATTACAAATAAGGAGGAAATTGAGCTATGATGTAGAATAATATATTATGGAGGGATGAATATGGGAATAAAATTTGTAGAAAAAAATGACACCTTAATAGTAAAGATAAAAGGGGAATTGGATCATCATACATCGGATCTTTTTAAAGATGCTATAAATACGGAATACCAGAAAGGATTTAAAAATATTATTTTGGATTTTGAAAAATTGAATTTTATGGATAGTTCCGGCATTGGAATGATTCTTGGAAGGTATAAAATGGCTAAAGATAATGATGGTAAATTGGCAATTGTAGGTGCTAATTCTCAACTTTTAAAAGTCATTGAGTTGTCAGGAATTTTAAGGATAATAAATTGCTATGATACAATAGAAGAAGCCATTAAAAACATGCAAAGGGGGATATAAATGAGTTATTCAAATAAAATGGAATTGAAATTTTTAAGCAAGTCTCAAAATGAGTCTTTTGCACGGACCGTTATTGCTGCTTTTGCAGCTCAATTAGATCCAACTGTAGAGGAAATAGCAGATATCAAGACAGCAGTATCTGAAGCTGTTACAAATTCTATAATTCACGGTTATGAAGGTAAAATTGATTATATAATGTTAAAAGCAGAGATAGAAGGGAACAAGTTAACAGTCGAAGTTATTGACAATGGTGTTGGAATAGAGGACATTGAAAAAGCGATGGAACCTTTATATACTACAAAACCTGATGAAGATAGATCAGGAATGGGCTTTACTGTTATGCAGACTTTTATGGATGAATTGGTTGTTGAATCTGAAAAAGGAAAAGGTACTAAGGTTAGAATGACCAAATACATCAATTCAGGTAAATGAGGTGCTGCTATGATTGATAAAGATAATGAAAGGAATGAAGATGTAAATGAACTTATAAGAAAATCTAAAAATAATGACAAGTCTTCAATGGAGAAGTTGCTGAAAGAAAATAGCGGCCTTATTTGGAGTATAGTGAAGAAATTTTCTTACAGAGGATATGAGGCAGAAGATCTTTATCAGATTGGGTGTATAGGATTTGTAAAAGCCATTAATAAGTTTGATGAATCCTATAATGTGAAATTATCCACGTATGCAGTACCAATCATAATAGGTGAGATAAAAAGGTTTTTGAGAGATGATGGACTTATTAAAGTTAGCCGATCATTAAAAGAATTGTCAAATAAAGCCTATTTTATGAAAGACAAATTGGAAAAGGAATTAAATAGAGAACCGACAATTCAAGAAATTGCATCAAAGCTTGATGTTTCAGCAGAAGAAGTTGCGATGGCGTTTGAATCTACTGCCACTGCTGAATATCTATATGATAATTCTCAGCACAATGAAGATGATAATTTACTTTTGATAGAAAAGATAGGAATCGATGAACAAGAATATGAAATTGAAGATAAGTTGGCTTTAAGAATGGTTTTAAAAAACTTAAATTCTCGTGAAAGACAGATAATCGTTTTGCGGTATTTTAAAGATATGACACAGACAGAGGTATCGAAAATCTTAGGCATATCACAAGTGCAAGTATCAAGAATTGAAAAGAAAGTTTTAAAAAAACTAAAAGAACAGTTACAAGAAGTGTAAAGTTATTTGCACTTCTTTTTGTATGAAAAAAACATATTGTCACATAATATTACTGTATCGAGGTGTTACAAATGAGAAAGCTTATTATAATTTTCTCAATAATTATATTTACTTTATCTGTCATTTACTTTTTAAAATATAGCACTAAAAAAATACCTGATAGTGCTGTACTTGTTTATTTAAAGGAGGAGTTAAAATGGCTGTAGTTAAAATTTTAAATGTCGTAGGAGATTCTACTAAAAGTTGGGATGATGCTATACAAAATGCGGTAGCAGAAGCATCAAAAACTGTAAACAATATATCGGGAATAGAAGTATTAAATCAAACTGCTAACGTAAAAGACGGTAAAATTGTCGAATACAAAGCAAATATTCAAATAGCATTTAGAGTAGACAGATAAAAAGTGGGCAACCATAATAGGTGCCCACTATATATCGATTTTATGGAGGCATTAAAATGGAAAAGGATATAAAGAAACAGCAAGAATACAAGGATATTGCACAGAAATATGAGCCAAAGCCTACTCTTTTAAAAAATGTTTTATGGGCTTTTGTGGTAGGTGGATTAATATGTGATGTTGGCCAATTTTTTTTAAATTTGTTTATTAATCGAGGAATGACTGCCGAACAAGCCGGAACACCAGTTGCAATCATAATGGTTT contains:
- the spoIIM gene encoding stage II sporulation protein M, producing the protein MKYLKEKTSKHIRDNSILYIIILMSFMIGIASGSFTINTLNDVQKENMMKYIKNFYVIISQMKIVPIEIFKQSVLNNFETTFVLWLLGATIIGIPFIFIVIGIRGFLLGFSVGFLINQLKYKGILFTLVAILPQNILALISLFFISATAINFSMYILKNRRFNINDLFSQFVTYTLLVYFAFSLMILSGVFEAYLTPKILYFLKNIIQ
- a CDS encoding site-specific tyrosine recombinase; translation: MGSIVQAFIDFLKNEKKLSDNTVESYKRDITQFIGYLKENNIEYYDVNKITIISYLNFLKHKNMSQSTISRHLSSIKSFYQYLFMNKFIDKEPAYTLDAPKIEKKVPLTLSVEQVDKLLSHEFENSEKGLRDKAILEVLYATGLKVSELISLHIKDVNLNYGYIYCKSSKERFIPIGDSALNALQNYISVRRKIDQDEFLFLNLRGEPLTRQGCWKIIKEYTNIVNPGFDITPSILRKSFAKHMLENGADIRSVQEILGYKSFNQGDLISLISKSKIKEVYKRSHPRA
- a CDS encoding D-alanyl-D-alanine carboxypeptidase family protein gives rise to the protein MLKKTLLFTLIFVLICSVLLENFAYADNFNLKSKSAILMDANTGKVLYEKNSHEELPPASVTKVMTMLLVIEALDSGKIKTTDKVVTSEHAYDMGGTQIYLEVGEEMTVDDLLKSVAMNSANDASVALAEYISGSEEKFVEEMNKRAKELGAKNTNFKNASGLPEDGHYTSVYDMALISRELVKHKNVFKYLTDKIDSVRNGKFSLANTNKLLWNYQGADGIKTGSTSEALYCLSATAKRGDTRFIAVVFGAPDSATRFKEASKLLDYGFANFETKKVVEAGKVYGNIKVLKGQQDYVNAISQNDEYILLKKGESKNIKQIVSLNKYVDAPVKAGSEIGTVKIYDGNNLIKTVSLIADKSVKRTNLINTFEKIYKSWVKNTKSL
- the spoIIAA gene encoding anti-sigma F factor antagonist, with the translated sequence MGIKFVEKNDTLIVKIKGELDHHTSDLFKDAINTEYQKGFKNIILDFEKLNFMDSSGIGMILGRYKMAKDNDGKLAIVGANSQLLKVIELSGILRIINCYDTIEEAIKNMQRGI
- the spoIIAB gene encoding anti-sigma F factor, yielding MSYSNKMELKFLSKSQNESFARTVIAAFAAQLDPTVEEIADIKTAVSEAVTNSIIHGYEGKIDYIMLKAEIEGNKLTVEVIDNGVGIEDIEKAMEPLYTTKPDEDRSGMGFTVMQTFMDELVVESEKGKGTKVRMTKYINSGK
- the sigF gene encoding RNA polymerase sporulation sigma factor SigF encodes the protein MIDKDNERNEDVNELIRKSKNNDKSSMEKLLKENSGLIWSIVKKFSYRGYEAEDLYQIGCIGFVKAINKFDESYNVKLSTYAVPIIIGEIKRFLRDDGLIKVSRSLKELSNKAYFMKDKLEKELNREPTIQEIASKLDVSAEEVAMAFESTATAEYLYDNSQHNEDDNLLLIEKIGIDEQEYEIEDKLALRMVLKNLNSRERQIIVLRYFKDMTQTEVSKILGISQVQVSRIEKKVLKKLKEQLQEV
- a CDS encoding dodecin family protein — protein: MAVVKILNVVGDSTKSWDDAIQNAVAEASKTVNNISGIEVLNQTANVKDGKIVEYKANIQIAFRVDR